The Theileria equi strain WA chromosome 2 map unlocalized gcontig_1105316255037, whole genome shotgun sequence genomic sequence GCAGTGATGTGTGGAATTGCAAATAGCCAAGCGGCATGCCACCACCCATACAAATTTTCCCATGGTTGGTCTGGACCAGGACCATTTCCTCCATTACATAAGCATAGGATAACAATGAAAATACCAGGAACCGCGCTCATGAATAGAACAACAAGATCAATAGTGTAACCAGTACCAACATCAGTCAATTTGTAAGGAGCTATGGCAGGATAGAAAGCATAGATACCGCCCATTCCTACCACACCCATAAGAATTGGGGACCAAGCAACACCGGTATTTTTACCCTCTTTACCAGTACTACCACCAGAAGGCCCTTGAATAGCAATAATAACCCATAGAACAGCGGAGGCGAATGATATCAATATGGCTATAACAAGTTGCCAGAATATGATCCAGTAACTAACGTTTGACCAGTTACGCCATCTAGCAAGCTTCGTAAAGATATAGTAGTAGACAGAAACCTGAATTCCAGATAGAGGGATTCCTACATTGAAAAGGGCGGCATCTGCGCTTGCCACAGTCATTACAGTGGCCACATTCAGTCCATAGATAAACGATCCAAAGACGATggtccagtagtagaaggtAAGATCTCCCATTTGACCTCCAGATGCAAATGCATAGAGAAGTAGGATGAATGAAAGACATAGTGTAGCATTAGTAAATGTAGCAAAATACCCGGAACAGCTCTTAAACCAGGACGTCCATGAGATAGAAGTAACAATAGCCattccagtaaacgttgccagttccataggattatggaccatgttaatgaacgaactggcATACtgctgaggaattttaaatctgtcaagtgcaaactttgctccagttaacgccacacggagagactgcaacagagtcagacctgccataaacatggcgcctTTCTGAAGATCCTTTGACATCCTTTGTCATCTTGTGATCTTACCTGTCgttcacaccattatataccatatcattTGCTataagttgaagatacccttccattctctactagggagtttagtgttccagtattattcaccatttCAAGACGCATGCTGTCAAGTAGCTCTCATATCCTTAAGGTTTCAGACGGAATGTAGAGTTGCTGGAATGAGTAGGTGATTTATCATTCTCTACTACTCTTGATCATCCTAAAGAATACAGTATTTAGCCACGTCACTAAAAATGCTAATTCCCTGGCAATATAGACAAGCTCCTATACTtcgtatactcgccatttCGACCACATACACTCTCTTCGTTCATATAGTTGCGATATACTatctcattcatccttattctagagactccctacgGTTGTCCTCCTAGCTCCACTAGTGGAATGAGAgtctctaaagagtctactgaAGTGAGAAGAGGCGACCATATAAAATCCCattctttaccatcacATATGATGTTGCCTGGACACGGAACACTCTTACCATTCCATTACATCCACAATTCAATTCTACCAGTACACCTCTGTCGTCTGTGGTCCCCTAAAGACACTCTTCCTCGGAGAGCTCTTCCTAATACTCAATTTCTAGCTACTCTGCATTGAATCGCTAACCATCCATATTCTAACCATTATGATACATGGATAAACTGCATTCATGACCTGATAAGTACTCCTGTTAAGGAATAAactgaggaagagaagagCCATggggataattatcactATAAATGGCCAAATATTCTTTACTCTCGTACACATTTAGAGACTTTCCATTCATCTTTCTCTAATCCATCAGATTATGCACAATGTGTAGCTGGAAGGTCTACTGGAGATCGTCCATGAGACTGTCTAGTGGAAAGGGCATCCACAATAACATTTATGGATTCCATAGGCACGGAGATTGACTGACCAGGAATATGCATCCATGGAATACAAAAGTGTATGAAAATCCAAGAATGAAAATTAAAACAAGATTCTGAACCCTCAAAACAGTTCTTTTAAATGTGATTGCTAAAACTACACTTGTACCGCATTATTACTGCTCTAAAATGCAGTCctctataatctttgaGAGTGAACTACTGTCTACAATATCCTCAGTTTTGCATGTCCTTGTAAGGGTACCATTGTGAAATACCCAAATGGAAGTGCATAAGCGCAAAACATCGGTATTGTGAGCTGCgataaatgttgtacaaTGTTGGAAGTGTGTCTTGATGAGCTCATAAATTGGGATGTCGGCAGTTTTAGATGCCCCtgattcatcctctggaggttcatCAACCAAAAGAACTTTGAAGAATTCTCTATAGAGCACTAGTCTTGCTACGGATAGTGTACGTAGCTGTGAGTTTGAAAGTGTCATCCCGCGATCTACATCGATTCTTAACGAACCGTCTAGCGATTTAAAGTCTGGGCCATAATAAGCTCTCTTTAGGTATTTTGGTAAATCCCTATGATAGTGATCAGGTATAATGACTGTGTCAAGGCCCTTACCACCTGAGAGGTTCTCAACAAACTTGAGTAAGCCACAATTTTCAAGAGCCATTTCAATATTGGTATCatcaaataacattctaGGGTCAATAAATCGGCGAACAGTCCAGCCTCTGAATACAAATGGTAGTTGAGGTAGTACTCCGATTATCTGCCTagtcacattctttggcatatcattCAGATCACAACCATCAAGCAAAACGGATCCATCTCTATTCCTTGCCAAACCCTGGAGCACTGACAATAGGGTAGACTTTCCTGCACCTGTTCTGCCAACAATACCGATAATATCAGAAGTATTGGCCGAACAAGTAACATTCTTTAGAATAGCATACTCATTGGTATCATTGGTAGAAGTGATGTACACACTAACattatccaactttatcctGTTGTGTCCCGGAGTAACGTACTCTGACACATCAAACACATTAACCTTGTGTTTAAAGAAGAGCATTCTAAATCTGGTGAAAGCTACTGGTCTCTTGGAATTATACTCTAGATTGCGTCTCATGCGAATGCTCTTCTTCAAATCGTCCAATAATGCATCCTTATCAGTTGAATCCTTTTCAGAATGATCAACGACTATATCCGTTCGGTGAATGTCCCTTTTCTTTGTGAATTTAACGGGAGTATTTGGAGGAACAAAGTTCTCAAATCTTCCTATTGAAATCCTGCACATTTCAAAAAAGTAATACAGCTTGAGGAAATTGGTAAAATAAGTGTTTACAGTGAGAAATATTGAGTATGCCATGGCATAATAACCAATCTTTATCTCTATATCAAACAATCTTGATCTAACAAGGGGGAATACGAGAATAAACAGCGCTAGCGGCGAAAGCAAACATTTGAATGTCACAGCGCTCCAAATAACTGAAGAGTTACAAAAGTATAAACACCTTATGTTATATTCTACATGTTCGATTGTGTTATGCATAAATTCCCATTCCTTCTTGAAACTACGATATATAGGTAGGCCAGATATAGCAGATTCAATTGTAGAGTCCAAGATATTAAATGTCTCCATACGTGCAAATGATACATGTTGAGATGATTTAATATAATGGTATGCGATAAACCTAATAACAATAAAGCAAATTACAAAAGCAAGTGGAGTAGCCCATGGTACAAGGAATAAAAGTGTAAGAAGATGGACACTCGCTTCAATCAACAAGAGAAAGATATCGTGGAGGAAGTAATTGAACGTGTTGTCAATGGAGAGTGtatccatatacaagaatgtCAAAACGTTCCCTAATGATCTCTTTATTTTAATAACCGCTGAACTATTTAAAAAGAGAGAATTGATACAATATTCATAAAGTCTGCATGATGCATTAAGGGAAGATTTTGTCATTGAAATGATGCGTAACAAAGCTCCGACCATAACAGCAACGGATAAAAGAACAATCCATCTCAATGCTTTAATACAGTATTTCTTAACATCCTCTAATGACACTCCTGCTCCTTTATGTTCTTTTGCATAATCAAGGACTGAATCTGATACTTTGGAAGTAATGATGAATTTAGTactatccaaaattgtaaaggtgagagaaaatataaagaaaaagatGATGGGCCAACCAACCGCACGGAAATATACACCAATTATCCAAAATCCCTTGTTTCTGCTATTTTTAAGGTTGTTCTTATCATATAATGCCTGAACTGTGGGTGAATCAGAATACCAGGATCCTGTTGATATTTTTCGTCCGTCACGAGTATAATTATCAGAGCTGCACCTTCTAAGAATATCTGATGACTCTGGTTGAAGCTTCACTATGTCTTCAGAAGGCTTTGGAGGTTCAAGATGACCAACTTCATGCTCTATCAAAGACTTGAGTTTGTTTTCTTGGATAAGAGTATTGTTCTCTAGGGCATATATTGGAGCATCTGGATATAAATCCGGAGATTCAGACGATACACAAGCTTCCAAGATGCGCTTGGAAATTGTCAGAACTGTAGATACATCACCCTTTGCTAATAATCCATCattaacattaaagagattcttgaaGATTGTCTTCGCCACGAATGGATCCAAGCTTGTGAAACAATCATCAAGGACTACCAAAAAGGAGCACTTGGCATTGTTCTCTTCTCTGCTAGTCTTACTGAATATGAGATAGGAATAGATGGCACGAGCAAGTCCAATTCTGACTCTCTGACCTCCACTGAGAGAGTAACCATGTTCAGAAATCTTACGCATGTCACCTCCTTCCCAAGTGGAAATGTCGTGCTCAAGTTCAATAGCCTTTAAAACTGTGTTGTAAAGCTCCTCATCAAATCTATGACCAAAGGTAATGTTAGACATgatggtacccttttgtagccaTACGTCCTGAGAAgcatagaatattggcatgttAGTAGAGAGAGGCAATAcagccattgatccttcaaCCAGagtcatgtcaccaagaatagccttgacaaagttaCTCTTGCCAGAACCTTGAGCACCGGTAATTATGGCAAGGTCACCAGAGttgaggacaaagtcaaggtCTCTCAGACAAGTAGTACCAGTATTGTCAAGAAGATCCTTCCTGCTATTGATCCAGGCAAAGGAGGCCTTCTTGAACATTACAACTAGGCCCTTTGGCAGTGTCTTGTCCTCAGCAGGCAGTCCATCTGGTAGAGTAGTCTTCCCAGTAAACTTGTTATCAGGAATGTAAAAGTTTGGTGAGCAACTCTTTAAGAACTTTTCGATATTGATTATTCCACAAATAGCATACGCCAACAATTTGAGTTTAAACGGAACCATATAGAGGGGGGAAATGATCTTCATGATAACAAATATGGAGGCGAGTAATCCAGAGGGATTAATGTCCTTTACATCGGTAGCATCTTTTACTTGGGTAACAAAGTCATTAACAAGAATAATAATGTTTATGCATGTGATTGATGCCATTATAACTTTGCTAAATAGCGCCAAAAAGAAACGTACAGCTATGATAGTtaattcatcatttctgACTTCCATAACAATATCATGGCCTATATCATCCAGTAGcattctttttattagGGGGAGACTAGATAACACCTCTTCGgatttgtctattctggCATCCctaattccaaaatattgCAGAAAGAGAAAACCATTTGTAACCTCCACAGCGATTATGCATAGTACCAAAAAGATAGATACTATTAGAATGTTCATTGCCTTCATGTTCAGCTGCTGACTAATAACAATGAGCCCGTATGTGAAGGCTGTCAGAAAGTCGATTATTCCAGCAATACACTcaatggtaaatggaacATGACGTGGTTGGTTTAGTGCCAAAGTGAATACTTTTGGGTTAATCTCATTATTCTTGTAACGCCTTGCTGGGCATAACAATGGATTATCAGTACATGCATCTTTCCCTGAACAGCAATGAATGGCACTCTTGCAAGAGTTATGGCTATCAGAAAAGTGCCCAAATGTGCTACGTCTATAACAGAGTCCATGTTGGACAATTGTCGCACGGAGGCATGAGTCGATGACACATGAAAGTCTTTGTAAATAATAGTTTATGTGTTCCATGCAAATTTCCTTGAAGAGTTCAATGAttatgatggaaagtgCAAGGGACAAAAACGTCATGAAGTTGAAGTCCTTTTCTGACAACAAGTTGAGCAATCTGTGCAGGAAGATGGGAACACTCATGTTAATGGCGTTCATAACAACGATAGCCACCAAGATTAACAGAAGcctcttccaaaaggttAACAAAAGGGCTCTCAATAGTATATATTTTACAGGCTTCTTGgcactcttcttttcctctttgCTTAGAGCCTCATATGCTTCCAGGCTTGCAATACCGTCACTAATATGCTTAGAAAGAATTGGTTGCCATATGAGAAGCTGGTCAGCCAGTGGAAGAGGGTGGAGCATGTAAGGGTCCAGGTATCTCTTTGACGTTTCCCTGATCCATCTATACATCCATAGCAGAAAGACAAAGTTGAGGATTCCCTTGTCGTCAAAGTAGCGAAACTTCTTCCCATTCGGTGCTTTggtcttcttccttaccaGCTCCACCTCGCTCTCCCAAAAGTGATGGGTAGTTTCCAGTGTCTTCGTGTCTTCTTCCATGTTTTTGCCGATAGTGTGTACAACCCAGTCCTCAAAATGATGTGTAGTTACGAATAGTGGAGAGAAGCTGGTTACAAACCTCAAAAGATCTTTAAACTTCCTTATGACCCTTTATAACATCATTTTATGGTAAAACTTGGATGTGACCCATTGCGATGAGTTATTCCCCCTGAATTACGACGGCAGACGGTCTACCCCTACAGAGCAGACACTTACACACTAGAAACAGCCCAGACGACTACTGAAACTCTCTCGGGTGGAATTTTCGTTTATTCAAGATGGATTACATGGTACGTGCCTGTGTAATTGAAGAAGGTTGGTGTTTGGGTGATTTTGTAGATGGAGCAAACGCCTGTAACACGTCCAAGGAATCCAGGGATTCTCCTTATCTTTCCGTTTTATTGGTAGTTGAAGTTGTCCCTAACAATGTGTGGAATGAGATTACTGGATATTTCTGGCTTCTGGAAGTTGGTGAGTAACGTCTGTCTGTTCCATCTACACATGGTTTAACCAACACACGATATCGCCACTAGAAGGATATATCCACTTATGGTGTCCATTTTACACGTAAAAATGTTGCTCCTGGGTGCTGGAGTCTGTCTACCAAGAGTGCAGTTGCCACAGACAACTAGAGAATCCCGATCCTGATAATCAGAGAGGACAAAATTACGAATCTTAGGGCCAAATTTCCTTCCACCCGTAACGGAGTGTAAGAGATGGattagatatttctttACCCGGAAAATAGCGAGTTGCTCCATGCAGTTTCATAAATAATAGCTGGATTCTCATGGTGGTAACTATGCCTGCAGTTTTAGCGAGTCTCGGAAATCTCTGTTACCACCACTGCGGAATTTGTGGGTTTGGGCATTCCAACGCTTAGAATCTGTTGCATAGGGGATGAAACCTTCCGTATTGGTACGCTTGAAAATCATCTGCTAAGTCTATTGCGAAAATAAAAAAACACAGTTTGGTTAGGCTACATAGTTATTGGCTTGAAAAATAGCAACTAAATAGTACCCTCTACTCTGTAGATGATTAATCATCAAGTCCTCCATAATCCACATCGGCCTAAACTATTGTAAGGGTAGAATAAATGAGATACCTCAGACGTCTTTTTAGCGGGCAACTCTTCTGCTTGAGCAGAGTCCTTCTCCTGAGGGGGTAACCACTCCACTGATATCCCATGCAATTTGCAGGAATTTAAGACCTATATATGTCCTGTTTATTCGACAGAATGCAAACCTGTTCGGCAAGTTTATGGGTTTTGTACTGAATAATCGCACCATCGGTAAATGTACCATGGGAAGCTAGCATTGCGATTTGTTTTGGCAACAAGATTTTAGGATTATCAGATATCCATTTAGCCAGATTTCCTTTGCCTTTAGAATTGCATAAGTATgagaaaaacaaacctcttgCACACTCTGGTAATGTTTTGAAAAACAACATAGTTTCTCTGTTATCTATCTTCTTATTCTTTTCATGCTTGAGTGTATTTGTCCGTTTTGGCTTCTTTTTGTCCTCAGTTATAAGTTCCTTCATTTGTGATTTAAGAGTCATGATTTTTTCATTTATCTGTTCATATTCTGCAGAGTCTTTAGACAGTCCAGAGAGCTCTCCAACAAGTTTCTAAATCACCAATATTGAGAGTAAAATTAGCTTACATTGAGTTCGATACTGTGTGCTCCAAGCAATTTTTGTTTCTCCCTGTAAACCATCTCCTTTTCTTGTGTAGCTTTAGCATCTTGTTCCTGAAATAGATTATGCTTGAGTCCATTGTAGATAAACACACCTTCTTCGATTTGAATTCATCGGATTCGTATTTGTAAGAGGACAGAGGAAGTCTTCTATCATAGGAAGGGATATAACGATTTGAGCCGTTGTGGCGCGGTCTTGGCGCACTATGCGTAGAGCTATACTTATTGCTGGCAGGATGAGTAGGATGTTTTGTTATAGATGGCAT encodes the following:
- a CDS encoding conserved hypothetical protein (encoded by transcript BEWA_042510A), yielding MSKDLQKGAMFMAGLTLLQSLRVALTGAKFALDRFKIPQQYASSFINMVHNPMELATFTGMAIVTSISWTSWFKSCSGYFATFTNATLCLSFILLLYAFASGGQMGDLTFYYWTIVFGSFIYGLNVATVMTVASADAALFNVGIPLSGIQVSVYYYIFTKLARWRNWSNVSYWIIFWQLVIAILISFASAVLWVIIAIQGPSGGSTGKEGKNTGVAWSPILMGVVGMGGIYAFYPAIAPYKLTDVGTGYTIDLVVLFMSAVPGIFIVILCLCNGGNGPGPDQPWENLYGWWHAAWLFAIPHITAMVLCFVTLHYPDSGVASSIKSSGLKVGAITVTLKFCEEGLKAVSYAGAGKQVGKYCSCPCKSQCTRDSDCKCPCKETNTNCKTSCKCCKTCHGRADCRPSECNEGNPCKCKCCKDNGGAISSVNAFLSQGLMIILAFTGDGYLKTYSKYEHDRAKWPTKNFGTFRSILYWTGSGMWVACKSVKSSFTKNVRCKVLGKSEALLIVYADQEF
- a CDS encoding ABC transporter, ATP-binding protein domain containing protein (encoded by transcript BEWA_042520A); protein product: MEEDTKTLETTHHFWESEVELVRKKTKAPNGKKFRYFDDKGILNFVFLLWMYRWIRETSKRYLDPYMLHPLPLADQLLIWQPILSKHISDGIASLEAYEALSKEEKKSAKKPVKYILLRALLLTFWKRLLLILVAIVVMNAINMSVPIFLHRLLNLLSEKDFNFMTFLSLALSIIIIELFKEICMEHINYYLQRLSCVIDSCLRATIVQHGLCYRRSTFGHFSDSHNSCKSAIHCCSGKDACTDNPLLCPARRYKNNEINPKVFTLALNQPRHVPFTIECIAGIIDFLTAFTYGLIVISQQLNMKAMNILIVSIFLVLCIIAVEVTNGFLFLQYFGIRDARIDKSEEVLSSLPLIKRMLLDDIGHDIVMEVRNDELTIIAVRFFLALFSKVIMASITCINIIILVNDFVTQVKDATDVKDINPSGLLASIFVIMKIISPLYMVPFKLKLLAYAICGIINIEKFLKSCSPNFYIPDNKFTGKTTLPDGLPAEDKTLPKGLVVMFKKASFAWINSRKDLLDNTGTTCLRDLDFVLNSGDLAIITGAQGSGKSNFVKAILGDMTLVEGSMAVLPLSTNMPIFYASQDVWLQKGTIMSNITFGHRFDEELYNTVLKAIELEHDISTWEGGDMRKISEHGYSLSGGQRVRIGLARAIYSYLIFSKTSREENNAKCSFLVVLDDCFTSLDPFVAKTIFKNLFNVNDGLLAKGDVSTVLTISKRILEACVSSESPDLYPDAPIYALENNTLIQENKLKSLIEHEVGHLEPPKPSEDIVKLQPESSDILRRCSSDNYTRDGRKISTGSWYSDSPTVQALYDKNNLKNSRNKGFWIIGVYFRAVGWPIIFFFIFSLTFTILDSTKFIITSKVSDSVLDYAKEHKGAGVSLEDVKKYCIKALRWIVLLSVAVMVGALLRIISMTKSSLNASCRLYEYCINSLFLNSSAVIKIKRSLGNVLTFLYMDTLSIDNTFNYFLHDIFLLLIEASVHLLTLLFLVPWATPLAFVICFIVIRFIAYHYIKSSQHVSFARMETFNILDSTIESAISGLPIYRSFKKEWEFMHNTIEHVEYNIRCLYFCNSSVIWSAVTFKCLLSPLALFILVFPLVRSRLFDIEIKIGYYAMAYSIFLTVNTYFTNFLKLYYFFEMCRISIGRFENFVPPNTPVKFTKKRDIHRTDIVVDHSEKDSTDKDALLDDLKKSIRMRRNLEYNSKRPVAFTRFRMLFFKHKVNVFDVSEYVTPGHNRIKLDNVSVYITSTNDTNEYAILKNVTCSANTSDIIGIVGRTGAGKSTLLSVLQGLARNRDGSVLLDGCDLNDMPKNVTRQIIGVLPQLPFVFRGWTVRRFIDPRMLFDDTNIEMALENCGLLKFVENLSGGKGLDTVIIPDHYHRDLPKYLKRAYYGPDFKSLDGSLRIDVDRGMTLSNSQLRTLSVARLVLYREFFKVLLVDEPPEDESGASKTADIPIYELIKTHFQHCTTFIAAHNTDVLRLCTSIWVFHNGTLTRTCKTEDIVDSSSLSKIIEDCILEQ
- a CDS encoding conserved hypothetical protein (encoded by transcript BEWA_042530A) — its product is MSHKYRRRSRSRDTLRKYSSTDRSISRSRSNVRLRRSISKGRRSYSKGRRYFPRDRRSISRSVSKSRASSRGDRKKYPTEYEAKDGSSFSPAMDSHRDDHGVRRRGQARNLVWTMPSITKHPTHPASNKYSSTHSAPRPRHNGSNRYIPSYDRRLPLSSYKYESDEFKSKKEQDAKATQEKEMVYREKQKLLGAHSIELNKLVGELSGLSKDSAEYEQINEKIMTLKSQMKELITEDKKKPKRTNTLKHEKNKKIDNRETMLFFKTLPECARGKGNLAKWISDNPKILLPKQIAMLASHGTFTDGAIIQYKTHKLAEQVLNSCKLHGISVEWLPPQEKDSAQAEELPAKKTSEADVDYGGLDD